The nucleotide sequence CAGCAAGGTTACGTTTCCCAACGCTTGCCAGCTGATGCGCTGGCATTTCCATCCAATGGGCTTCGAGGCCAGCATGGATGCACCGGGCAGCATGGTCGCCCGGTTGTTCGACCGTGCCAGCGGCGAAACCATGATCGCGATTGCAGGCATTCCCTGCGCGACCGTGATGAACGCCCCTGATGTGGAGCGAATAATCGAAGCGGTGGAAGCCGAGCTGGAAGCCTTCGTACCACCGGTTGGTTTGAGGCGATTCGCCTCCTGAGTAAAAAAGCCCACGTTTGTGGGCTTTTTTGTGGGTGTCTGAAGGGCCTGGGCCAGCCGTTACGCCGCCATCGCGAGCAGGCTCGCTCCCACAAGGTTTTTTGGTGATGCAGATGCCGCAGTCACCCCGCAACCCTGTGGGAGCGAGCCTGCTCGCGATGGCGATCCTCCAGGCAACGCTGAATGAGCTACCGCCCCACCTCAACTGCGGGCACGGCGATGGTCCGCAAAGAATGCCTTGCCCGTCCCGATACGGTCCGAAGCCTTGGGCGCATTGGCGGCCTGGCTGTCCGGCTCGTCGACGTACCAGTAGCAATGCTGCACCGCACGGGTGATGCCCACGTAGGCCAGGCGCAGGATCTCGTCCCTTTGCGCCGTGTCGTATGGCTCGGCATCACCGTCCTGGCCCAGCCCGGCCATCCGATAGACCTGATTCTTGTAGGGTGAGCGGGTCAGGTGCTGGCAGTCGCCCAACAAAAAC is from Pseudomonas sp. B21-056 and encodes:
- a CDS encoding DUF1652 domain-containing protein, which encodes MNKGSFSKVTFPNACQLMRWHFHPMGFEASMDAPGSMVARLFDRASGETMIAIAGIPCATVMNAPDVERIIEAVEAELEAFVPPVGLRRFAS